Proteins found in one Drosophila innubila isolate TH190305 chromosome X, UK_Dinn_1.0, whole genome shotgun sequence genomic segment:
- the LOC117792743 gene encoding uncharacterized protein LOC117792743 has protein sequence METNTTSLLPYVLDLLSRKPDLSSTPEELCEHMKDAVIEDVISPFGSLQRAVEFAIELGMNIGLLSLTEEKVLLPFKLKPKTSNIKNKPLPPTQCRSLINRLAKTMRTNQAETSKNKGLASVIAKSNARKATDRLGTTRGPLAARGSKKRGTTMKTRSRKQ, from the exons atggaaacaaaTACAACATCCTTGCTGCCATATGTGTTGGATCTGCTCAGTCGAAAGCCAGATTTAA GCTCAACTCCCGAAGAGCTGTGCGAGCATATGAAGGATGCGGTCATCGAGGATGTGATCAGTCCATTTGGATCTTTGCAACGTGCCGTGGAATTTGCCATTGAACTGGGCATGAATATTGGACTCCTCTCTCTGACTGAGGAGAAGGTCCTATTGCCATTCAAACTAAAGCCAAAAACATCGAATATCAAGAATAAACCACTGCCGCCGACACAGTGTCGCAGTTTGATCAATCGTCTGGCCAAAACG ATGAGGACAAATCAAGCAGAAACCAGCAAGAACAAAGGACTTGCTTCGGTTATTGCCAAGTCGAATGCTAGGAAAGCTACTGATCGCTTAGGCACCACAAGAGGCCCCCTGGCGGCCAGAGGCAGCAAGAAACGAGGTACAACTATGAAGACTCGTAGTcgtaaacaataa